From Achromobacter spanius, a single genomic window includes:
- a CDS encoding ligase-associated DNA damage response exonuclease codes for MRDIVQLRPEGLYCPAGGFHIDPWRPVEVAVLTHGHGDHARSGMGRYHTSAEGLPILQWRLGDQDFRVHAYGEVFTLGNARVSLHPAGHVLGSAQVRIEVEGEVWVVSGDYKRQPDPTCSLFEVVPCDTFITEATFGLPIYRWPSASDVARDIVQWRDHCAARGEAAILYCYALGKAQRVLAELIPFADRPVYLHGAIAAGVDVYRKAGVPLADTRLVIDADGPSAASGTGFAGELILAPPSAAGSAWLRRFRKAQHGFASGWMRLRGNRRRRNMDRGFVVSDHADWPDLLRTIHDTGAKRVIATHGDTEALVRTLNESGIAAETLVTQYGEDD; via the coding sequence ATGCGCGACATCGTGCAATTGCGTCCGGAAGGCCTGTATTGCCCAGCCGGCGGCTTTCATATCGATCCGTGGCGGCCGGTCGAGGTCGCCGTGCTGACGCATGGCCATGGCGATCATGCGCGCTCGGGCATGGGGCGTTACCACACCAGCGCCGAAGGCTTGCCCATTCTGCAATGGCGGCTGGGAGACCAGGATTTCCGGGTTCACGCGTACGGCGAAGTCTTCACGCTGGGCAATGCGCGCGTGTCGCTGCATCCGGCGGGCCACGTGCTGGGCTCCGCGCAGGTGCGCATCGAAGTCGAGGGCGAGGTCTGGGTCGTGTCCGGAGACTACAAGCGCCAGCCCGATCCAACGTGCAGCCTGTTTGAAGTCGTGCCCTGCGACACCTTCATCACCGAGGCCACGTTTGGCCTGCCCATCTACCGCTGGCCCAGCGCCTCGGACGTGGCGCGCGACATCGTGCAATGGCGCGACCACTGCGCCGCGCGGGGCGAGGCCGCCATTCTCTATTGCTATGCCTTGGGCAAGGCGCAGCGCGTGCTGGCCGAGTTGATCCCCTTTGCGGATCGGCCCGTCTACCTGCATGGGGCGATCGCCGCGGGCGTGGATGTTTATCGCAAGGCCGGCGTGCCGCTGGCGGACACGCGTCTGGTCATCGACGCGGACGGGCCTTCCGCGGCCTCGGGAACGGGATTTGCTGGAGAGCTGATCCTGGCGCCGCCGTCGGCGGCGGGCAGTGCGTGGCTGCGGCGCTTTCGCAAGGCACAGCACGGGTTTGCGTCGGGCTGGATGCGGCTGCGCGGCAACCGGCGGCGCCGCAACATGGACCGCGGCTTCGTCGTGTCGGACCATGCGGATTGGCCGGACCTGCTGCGCACCATCCACGACACCGGCGCCAAGCGTGTCATTGCCACGCACGGCGATACCGAGGCGCTGGTGCGCACACTGAATGAATCGGGCATCGCCGCGGAGACGCTGGTGACGCAGTATGGCGAGGACGATTAG
- a CDS encoding 3-deoxy-D-arabino-heptulosonate 7-phosphate synthase, giving the protein MPSALPLSLLDQTLRAIPRRYRVGPLPAARSGLEDSDPATALAIAIEQARVALSAGATPPPVSERLFVGALSQLIRDALRERGGDPAFQAMVLRHQSPLVREHASLSAHAQADRRAVRTAVDAFAHPGKRRGMPAGPLVEALASLHAAAAAEDWDALTRGAQACLAAPSSALAADPAIAGPLDRLLNDSALARLRRMDALASDPLVQRYQTLWQRQGPRPGTPQAAAQGLDARRRGIAVEAQAEQAIAALAAHLASITGETYRVATSMRVPASIPGNADRAKTEWDVALLRKAAGDAEVPVWDVCLLVEAKASTDAATTDLPRLLRGLRLLAHADAQTIYPFESHQGAVHLRGAALAALSADEADLARTVLYFSDAPADAAPRLLNAAGRMQLLSAHESLDYASLVAAGDAPDASALAPVLHQLLVSPRWSAVLNQFALLRQVRELMVHVDDVHAAITRINA; this is encoded by the coding sequence ATGCCCTCTGCTTTGCCGCTTTCCTTGTTGGACCAGACGCTGCGCGCCATCCCGCGCCGCTATCGCGTGGGGCCACTGCCCGCGGCCCGCAGCGGGCTTGAAGATTCCGACCCGGCGACGGCGCTTGCCATCGCCATCGAACAGGCCCGCGTTGCGCTAAGTGCTGGCGCGACGCCGCCCCCGGTTTCCGAACGGCTGTTCGTAGGCGCGCTGTCGCAACTGATTCGGGACGCGCTGCGCGAGCGCGGCGGAGATCCTGCGTTTCAGGCCATGGTGCTGCGGCATCAATCCCCGCTGGTGCGCGAACACGCTTCGCTGTCGGCGCATGCGCAGGCGGACCGGCGCGCGGTGCGTACCGCGGTCGACGCGTTTGCGCATCCAGGCAAGCGCCGTGGGATGCCGGCTGGGCCGCTGGTCGAAGCGCTTGCGTCGTTGCATGCGGCGGCAGCGGCGGAGGACTGGGACGCCTTGACGCGAGGCGCGCAGGCATGTCTTGCCGCGCCGTCGTCAGCGCTTGCGGCGGACCCGGCGATTGCCGGCCCGCTGGACCGGCTGCTCAACGATTCCGCGTTGGCACGTCTGCGGCGGATGGACGCGTTGGCGTCGGATCCGCTGGTTCAGCGCTATCAAACCCTTTGGCAACGGCAAGGTCCCCGGCCCGGCACGCCACAGGCCGCCGCGCAGGGTCTGGACGCGCGCCGCCGCGGCATTGCCGTTGAAGCCCAGGCCGAACAGGCCATTGCCGCGCTAGCTGCGCATCTGGCGTCCATCACGGGCGAGACCTATCGCGTTGCAACGTCAATGCGCGTACCAGCGTCGATACCCGGCAATGCCGACCGCGCCAAGACCGAATGGGACGTTGCGCTGCTGCGCAAGGCTGCTGGCGACGCCGAGGTGCCGGTCTGGGATGTGTGCCTGCTGGTGGAGGCCAAGGCATCCACGGACGCGGCGACGACGGATCTGCCTCGCTTGCTGCGCGGCCTGCGATTGCTTGCGCATGCGGATGCGCAGACCATCTATCCGTTTGAAAGCCACCAAGGGGCGGTGCATCTGCGCGGCGCAGCGTTGGCGGCGCTATCGGCAGACGAGGCTGATCTCGCCAGGACGGTCCTGTACTTTTCCGATGCGCCCGCGGATGCCGCGCCGCGCCTGCTTAATGCCGCGGGCCGCATGCAACTGCTTTCAGCGCATGAAAGCCTGGACTACGCCAGCTTGGTCGCCGCAGGGGACGCGCCCGATGCGTCGGCGCTTGCGCCTGTGTTGCATCAGTTGCTGGTTTCGCCCCGCTGGAGCGCGGTGCTGAATCAGTTCGCGCTGTTGCGGCAGGTGCGGGAACTGATGGTGCATGTGGACGATGTGCATGCTGCGATTACGCGAATTAACGCCTGA
- a CDS encoding TonB-dependent siderophore receptor, whose translation MSSRFTPSAAWPQRRTAAGALCAVLAVAVPQAYAQSGAAASSAAASTRFNIPAGPLGPALTAFAGAARINLSFDPALAEGRATAGLQGSWPVEEGLTRLLAGTNLAARRDAANVYTLRLVPAAPTALLPAVRVEGVNESAYGPVTGIVALRSATGTKTDTPIIEIPQTVNVVTRDEIASRGARSIVEALAYTPGVYAPGGSTDLRYDNIYLRGGFGARNNLDGARLPFGAYSFGMLQIEPYGLERIEVLKGPSSVLYGQNNPGGLINMVSKLPTATPQREIALQTGSYGRAQAAMDLSGPVDEAGVWSYRLVALARDAAQSSHYTKDDRIFVAPALTWRPSAATSLSLLGFYQEDRQVPLYGNLPAAGTLYSNPNGRIPRDRFPGEPGWDRYDREQYSAGYLFTHAFNDTWTVKQQLRYSHMRGEARTAVGYLLSPVDMRTWSRTMTRGQGTGATLNVDTQAIARFRTGAVGHEFLMGLDYLDMRDTYKFANVIAGVPALDLFDPVYGKPRPGLRDLIPRIDTRQDTEQTGVYLQDQISYGGWLLTLGGRYDMARSTTRNQLTSAKTTQDDSAFTGRAGLTYLMANGLAPYVAYSTSFAPTGGTDFNSNPFRPAEGRQIEAGLKYQPPGSDSLVTLSAYQLTQDNVLTSDTTPGRPPGFQTQTGQIRARGIELEGKANLARGWDLIASYAYVDAVVTRSANVDIVNGVPESRQGKKQYYAPAHQAAAWLGYKVQGGPLQGLGLGAGVRYVGADWGDPANTLRIPAVTLFDAALSYDFGQLQPAMRGLTLDLNASNLFDRTYVGTCVTATACTYGAGRLVLATLKYAW comes from the coding sequence ATGTCTTCAAGATTCACTCCCTCCGCGGCTTGGCCGCAGCGCCGCACCGCCGCAGGCGCGCTATGCGCGGTGTTGGCCGTGGCCGTGCCGCAGGCGTATGCGCAATCCGGCGCGGCGGCTTCGTCCGCGGCGGCATCCACGCGCTTCAACATTCCGGCCGGTCCGCTCGGGCCCGCGCTCACGGCCTTTGCCGGTGCGGCGCGCATCAACCTGTCGTTTGATCCTGCCCTGGCCGAAGGCCGCGCGACGGCGGGCCTGCAAGGATCGTGGCCGGTGGAGGAGGGCCTGACTCGTCTTCTGGCCGGCACGAATCTGGCGGCACGTCGCGACGCGGCCAACGTCTACACGCTTCGGCTGGTGCCGGCGGCACCCACGGCCTTGCTGCCCGCCGTGCGGGTGGAAGGCGTGAATGAATCCGCCTACGGACCGGTGACGGGCATCGTGGCGCTGCGCAGCGCCACCGGCACCAAGACCGACACGCCGATCATCGAAATCCCGCAGACGGTCAACGTCGTCACGCGGGACGAGATCGCCTCGCGCGGCGCACGCAGCATCGTCGAGGCGCTGGCCTACACGCCAGGCGTCTACGCGCCGGGCGGCAGCACGGATCTGCGCTACGACAACATCTATCTGCGCGGCGGCTTCGGGGCGCGCAACAACCTGGACGGCGCGCGCCTGCCCTTCGGCGCCTACAGCTTCGGCATGCTGCAGATCGAGCCCTATGGCCTGGAACGGATCGAGGTGCTCAAGGGGCCGTCGTCGGTGCTGTATGGCCAGAACAATCCCGGTGGCCTGATCAACATGGTGAGCAAGCTGCCCACCGCCACGCCGCAGCGCGAGATCGCGCTGCAGACCGGCAGCTACGGCCGTGCGCAGGCCGCGATGGACCTGAGCGGCCCGGTCGATGAGGCCGGCGTGTGGAGCTACCGCCTGGTGGCGCTGGCCCGCGACGCCGCGCAGTCCTCGCACTACACCAAGGACGATCGCATTTTCGTGGCGCCGGCGCTGACATGGCGCCCCAGCGCGGCCACGTCGCTGAGCCTCTTGGGGTTCTATCAGGAGGACCGGCAGGTGCCGCTGTACGGCAACTTGCCCGCCGCGGGAACGCTCTATAGCAATCCCAATGGCCGTATCCCCCGCGACCGCTTTCCCGGCGAACCCGGGTGGGATCGCTATGACCGCGAGCAGTATTCGGCGGGCTATCTGTTCACGCATGCGTTCAACGACACATGGACCGTCAAACAGCAACTGCGCTACAGCCACATGCGCGGCGAGGCCCGCACCGCGGTCGGCTATCTGCTCAGTCCCGTGGACATGCGGACGTGGTCGCGCACCATGACGCGCGGTCAGGGCACCGGCGCGACGCTTAACGTCGACACCCAGGCCATCGCGCGGTTCCGCACGGGCGCCGTCGGACACGAATTCCTGATGGGCCTCGACTATCTCGACATGCGCGACACCTACAAATTCGCCAACGTCATTGCCGGGGTGCCCGCGCTGGATCTCTTCGATCCCGTCTATGGCAAGCCGCGCCCGGGGCTGCGGGATCTGATCCCGCGCATCGATACGCGGCAAGACACCGAGCAGACGGGCGTCTACCTGCAGGACCAGATTTCCTATGGCGGCTGGCTGCTGACGCTGGGCGGGCGCTACGACATGGCGCGCAGCACGACGCGCAACCAATTGACATCGGCCAAGACAACGCAGGACGATTCCGCCTTTACGGGCCGCGCCGGACTGACCTACCTGATGGCGAACGGTCTCGCGCCGTACGTGGCGTATTCCACGTCCTTCGCGCCAACGGGGGGAACGGACTTCAATTCGAATCCCTTCCGGCCCGCCGAAGGCCGGCAAATCGAAGCCGGCCTGAAATACCAGCCGCCCGGCAGCGACAGCCTGGTCACGCTGTCGGCATATCAGCTCACGCAGGACAACGTGCTGACCAGCGACACGACGCCCGGACGGCCGCCGGGCTTTCAGACGCAGACCGGCCAGATCCGCGCACGCGGCATCGAGCTGGAAGGCAAGGCGAATCTGGCGCGGGGGTGGGATCTGATCGCGTCGTACGCCTATGTCGATGCCGTGGTCACGCGAAGCGCCAACGTCGATATCGTCAACGGTGTGCCGGAGTCGCGCCAGGGCAAGAAGCAATACTACGCGCCGGCCCATCAGGCGGCCGCGTGGCTGGGCTACAAGGTGCAGGGCGGCCCGCTGCAAGGCCTGGGGCTGGGGGCGGGCGTGCGCTACGTCGGCGCCGATTGGGGCGACCCGGCCAACACCTTGCGGATTCCGGCGGTCACGCTGTTCGATGCGGCCCTGTCCTACGATTTCGGCCAACTGCAGCCCGCCATGCGCGGACTGACGCTGGACCTGAACGCCAGCAACCTGTTTGACCGAACCTACGTGGGCACCTGCGTCACCGCCACGGCGTGCACCTATGGCGCGGGTCGCCTGGTGCTCGCTACCCTGAAGTACGCGTGGTGA
- a CDS encoding FecR domain-containing protein produces MPIDPRIAGEAADWLVRLHSGHFSESDRLACERWRQRSDEHDRAWTRAQAVLAKLGGLPPGLGRATVHATASRRAGLKALAGLIVAAPAGWLAWRAAPAQWTADYATRSGERRRIELPDGAILVLNTASAVDLAYDAAQRLVWLREGEILLRSAHSGAADPRPLRVRTAEGSAQALGTYFSVRQMDARTRVAVIEGRVRVQPRAGTAGLVLEPGQRVDFSAAAVQAPAASLHSPAAWLDGVLYADNQRLGDFLQELGRYRPGVLRCDPAVADLRISGGFQTDDTDAALLAVARSLPVRVVTRTRYWVSVVPA; encoded by the coding sequence ATGCCGATCGACCCGCGGATTGCCGGCGAGGCTGCCGATTGGCTGGTGCGCCTGCATTCCGGACATTTCTCCGAATCCGACCGCCTGGCGTGCGAACGCTGGCGCCAGCGCAGCGACGAGCACGACCGCGCGTGGACGCGGGCGCAGGCGGTGCTGGCCAAACTGGGCGGCCTGCCCCCCGGCCTGGGCCGCGCCACCGTGCACGCCACGGCCTCGCGGCGGGCGGGACTGAAGGCGCTGGCCGGCCTGATCGTGGCGGCGCCCGCCGGTTGGCTGGCGTGGCGCGCGGCTCCGGCGCAATGGACGGCCGACTACGCCACGCGCAGCGGTGAACGCCGCCGGATCGAATTGCCCGACGGCGCCATCCTGGTACTCAATACCGCCAGCGCGGTGGACCTGGCCTACGATGCCGCGCAGCGCCTGGTATGGCTGCGCGAAGGGGAAATCCTGCTGCGCTCGGCCCACTCGGGCGCTGCCGATCCCCGGCCACTCCGGGTGCGCACCGCCGAGGGCAGCGCGCAGGCGCTGGGCACGTACTTTTCGGTCAGGCAGATGGACGCGCGCACCCGCGTGGCGGTCATCGAAGGCCGGGTCCGGGTGCAACCGCGCGCAGGCACGGCAGGCCTCGTGCTGGAACCCGGTCAGCGCGTGGATTTCTCCGCGGCGGCGGTGCAGGCCCCGGCAGCCAGTCTGCATTCCCCCGCAGCCTGGCTGGACGGCGTGCTGTACGCGGACAACCAGCGGCTCGGTGATTTCCTGCAGGAGCTGGGCCGATATCGCCCCGGCGTGCTGCGCTGTGATCCCGCCGTGGCCGATCTGCGGATATCCGGCGGATTTCAGACGGACGATACTGACGCCGCCCTGCTCGCCGTGGCGCGCAGCCTGCCCGTGCGCGTGGTGACCCGGACCCGGTACTGGGTCAGCGTCGTACCCGCTTGA
- a CDS encoding sigma-70 family RNA polymerase sigma factor, giving the protein MPTPDPSPAIAVQRLYDAHHGWLFGWLRRRLGNSADAADLAQDTFVGLLGAYRRRALPDLQEPRAYLTTIAKRLMVDLYRRLALEQAYLEVLAAMPARHAPSEEQRLAVLQTLREVDALLAALPDKVRAAFLLSQLDGLTYEQIATEMRVSVRTVKRYMAEAFTHCILADA; this is encoded by the coding sequence ATGCCGACCCCCGATCCCTCTCCCGCCATTGCCGTGCAGCGGCTATACGACGCGCATCACGGTTGGCTGTTCGGCTGGCTGCGGCGCCGGCTGGGCAACAGCGCGGATGCGGCGGATCTGGCGCAGGACACCTTTGTCGGACTGCTCGGCGCGTATCGTCGCCGGGCCCTGCCGGATCTTCAGGAGCCGCGCGCCTATCTGACCACCATCGCCAAGCGGCTGATGGTGGATCTGTATCGGCGGCTGGCCCTGGAACAGGCCTATCTTGAGGTCCTGGCCGCGATGCCTGCGCGGCACGCGCCTTCCGAGGAACAGCGGCTCGCCGTGCTGCAGACGCTGCGCGAGGTGGACGCCTTGCTCGCCGCGCTGCCCGACAAGGTGCGGGCGGCCTTTCTGCTGTCTCAACTGGATGGCCTGACGTACGAGCAGATCGCCACCGAAATGCGCGTCAGCGTCCGCACGGTCAAACGCTACATGGCCGAGGCGTTCACGCATTGCATCCTGGCGGACGCATGA
- a CDS encoding histone deacetylase family protein, translating into MKAFFHDDQKLHHPQTYFSRGKMRTPQEVPSRLDGLVQAARKLGFDVQAPADHGAGAIAAVHSLDYLRFLQDAHEDWMKLPGDWGGEVVSNVFVREPNALRGVLAKAGRYLADGSCPVGPKTWHSAYWSAQCAIAGADALMAGDRSAYAICRPPGHHARRDAAGGFCYLNNAAIAAERLTSRFPRVAILDTDMHHGQGIQEIFYERSDVLYVSIHGDPENFYPVVAGFEDERGAGAGHGYNINLPMPHGSPESVFFDRLAQARRAITLFQPDALVLSLGFDIFEKDPQAMVSVSEDGFERLGREVGGLNLPTLIVQEGGYYIEGLESNAKRFFSGLAGA; encoded by the coding sequence ATGAAGGCGTTCTTCCACGACGATCAAAAGCTTCACCATCCGCAGACCTACTTTTCGCGCGGCAAGATGCGCACGCCGCAGGAGGTGCCGTCGCGGCTGGACGGCCTGGTGCAGGCGGCGCGCAAGCTGGGATTCGACGTCCAGGCGCCCGCCGACCACGGCGCTGGCGCGATCGCGGCGGTGCACAGTCTGGATTACCTGCGCTTTCTGCAGGACGCGCACGAAGACTGGATGAAGTTGCCCGGGGACTGGGGCGGCGAGGTGGTGTCGAACGTCTTTGTACGTGAACCGAATGCGCTTCGCGGCGTGCTGGCCAAGGCCGGACGTTACCTGGCCGACGGCAGTTGCCCGGTCGGCCCGAAGACGTGGCATTCCGCTTATTGGTCGGCGCAATGCGCCATCGCGGGCGCCGATGCCCTGATGGCCGGCGACCGCAGCGCCTACGCGATCTGCCGCCCGCCCGGCCACCATGCACGGCGCGACGCCGCGGGCGGCTTCTGCTATCTGAACAACGCCGCCATCGCCGCAGAACGGCTGACGTCCCGGTTTCCGCGCGTGGCCATCCTGGACACCGACATGCATCACGGCCAGGGGATCCAGGAGATCTTCTACGAACGCAGCGACGTGCTGTACGTGTCCATCCACGGCGATCCCGAAAACTTCTATCCAGTGGTCGCAGGCTTTGAAGACGAGCGCGGCGCGGGCGCGGGCCATGGCTACAACATCAACCTGCCCATGCCGCACGGCTCACCCGAATCCGTGTTCTTCGACCGGCTGGCGCAGGCGCGCCGCGCAATCACGTTGTTCCAGCCCGACGCGCTGGTGCTGTCGCTGGGCTTCGATATCTTCGAAAAGGATCCGCAGGCGATGGTCAGCGTGTCCGAAGACGGCTTCGAGCGGTTGGGCCGCGAGGTCGGCGGGCTGAATCTGCCGACGCTGATCGTGCAGGAAGGCGGGTATTACATCGAAGGTTTGGAGTCCAACGCGAAGCGGTTTTTTTCGGGGTTGGCGGGCGCCTGA
- a CDS encoding sensor domain-containing diguanylate cyclase, with protein MARERRVRLLTVLISLAVLSVAVGFFNAMYAGYQAQKTQVVKNTLDSNLAYAQKLADIINLYIQTGDRQLTAGANRIPRLADVPGALQGELSDLAGTIEGVTAVLLADPGGRITSRSEGGPPPLAAIKQLDELGVRELRAGQWARPCCLPGARFATLTLVEPVRGPQNAVSGYLAAIVVLEHGGGLDRLVGQHAYADGTSVYLVNGAGQMLYRHGVDADIASAVQARLSPATGPGVEQVTDASGAQVIAGYAPLVKGNWAVVVQRPLERALSPLKDLLGASLQFALPAVALTLLLVCACAYAIARPLARLADAFASDEPVGPAALRATTLKTWYFEAEKLRQALAAAQARHRDEVGRLNTESLTDPMTGLMNRRALRARIDELVAAASPFAVIALDLDHFKQINDVYGHPTGDKVLVVLARTLQENVRAGDQAFRIGGEEFVMILPQPGAQDDAQPGAQDDARVAARTAAQTAAQAAERIRAAVAARPMPDGVRPVTVSVGVALWPRDGASPQAVIKCADQALYQSKQAGRDRVTMWDAAADA; from the coding sequence ATGGCAAGAGAACGCAGGGTGCGCTTGTTGACCGTGCTGATTTCGCTGGCAGTGCTCAGCGTGGCGGTCGGCTTTTTCAATGCCATGTACGCGGGCTACCAGGCGCAAAAGACACAGGTCGTCAAGAACACGCTCGACTCCAATCTGGCCTATGCGCAGAAGCTGGCCGACATCATCAACCTGTATATCCAGACGGGCGACCGGCAGCTCACCGCGGGCGCGAACCGCATTCCACGGCTGGCAGATGTGCCCGGCGCGCTGCAGGGCGAACTGTCAGATCTGGCCGGCACGATCGAGGGCGTGACAGCTGTGCTGCTTGCCGACCCCGGCGGCCGGATCACCAGCCGATCCGAGGGCGGTCCGCCGCCGCTGGCCGCCATCAAGCAACTTGACGAACTGGGCGTACGCGAACTGCGCGCGGGGCAATGGGCGCGGCCGTGCTGCCTGCCGGGCGCTCGCTTTGCCACGCTGACACTGGTGGAGCCTGTGCGTGGCCCGCAGAACGCGGTCTCCGGGTATCTCGCTGCCATCGTTGTGCTGGAGCATGGCGGCGGCTTGGACCGGCTGGTTGGCCAACATGCGTATGCGGACGGCACGTCCGTGTACCTGGTCAACGGCGCGGGCCAGATGCTGTACCGCCACGGGGTGGACGCAGATATCGCGAGCGCGGTCCAGGCGCGCCTGTCGCCAGCAACGGGTCCGGGCGTCGAGCAGGTGACGGACGCTTCCGGCGCGCAGGTTATTGCGGGATACGCGCCGCTGGTCAAGGGCAATTGGGCGGTCGTGGTGCAGCGTCCGCTCGAGCGCGCGCTGTCGCCGCTCAAGGACCTGTTGGGCGCGTCGCTTCAGTTTGCCCTTCCGGCCGTGGCGCTGACCTTGTTGCTCGTCTGCGCGTGCGCTTACGCGATCGCGCGGCCGCTCGCACGACTGGCGGATGCCTTCGCCAGCGACGAGCCGGTCGGTCCGGCGGCCTTGCGCGCCACCACGCTCAAGACCTGGTACTTCGAGGCCGAAAAGCTGCGGCAGGCGCTGGCGGCCGCGCAAGCGCGCCATCGGGACGAGGTCGGCCGGCTGAACACGGAATCGCTGACCGATCCGATGACCGGGCTGATGAACCGCCGCGCCTTGCGCGCGCGGATCGACGAGCTTGTCGCCGCTGCGTCGCCGTTTGCGGTCATCGCGCTTGATCTGGACCACTTCAAGCAGATCAATGATGTGTATGGCCATCCGACGGGCGACAAAGTCCTGGTCGTCCTGGCGCGGACGCTGCAGGAGAACGTGCGCGCCGGGGATCAGGCCTTTCGCATTGGCGGTGAGGAATTCGTGATGATCTTGCCGCAGCCCGGCGCGCAGGACGACGCGCAGCCCGGTGCGCAAGATGACGCGCGGGTTGCGGCACGGACCGCCGCACAGACTGCTGCGCAGGCGGCCGAGCGGATCCGGGCGGCCGTGGCGGCGCGCCCGATGCCCGACGGCGTGCGCCCGGTGACCGTGTCCGTGGGCGTGGCGCTGTGGCCGCGCGATGGCGCATCGCCGCAGGCAGTCATCAAATGCGCCGATCAGGCGCTGTACCAGTCCAAGCAGGCGGGGCGGGACAGGGTGACGATGTGGGATGCGGCGGCTGACGCGTAA
- a CDS encoding GNAT family N-acetyltransferase, whose protein sequence is MPTLIRPARPEDAALLPAIERSAGTLFRDAPGLEWIADDAVMSETEHLRLIAQGTSWVAQESEQLCGFLCGERFHDALHVWELAVDAGHQRMGIGLRLVHAACGHARAAGLAAVTLTTFRDLAWNAPWYARLGFREDRPLAGSRLHAVLAAEARHGLPAERRVAMRLQMEADV, encoded by the coding sequence TTGCCCACGCTCATCCGCCCCGCCCGCCCCGAAGATGCCGCACTGCTGCCCGCGATCGAACGATCCGCGGGGACGTTGTTTCGCGACGCGCCCGGCCTGGAATGGATCGCCGACGACGCGGTGATGTCCGAGACCGAACATCTGCGCCTGATCGCGCAGGGTACGTCATGGGTGGCGCAAGAGTCGGAGCAGCTGTGCGGATTTCTCTGCGGTGAACGCTTTCATGACGCGCTGCACGTGTGGGAGCTTGCGGTCGACGCCGGTCATCAGCGGATGGGAATTGGCCTGCGCCTCGTGCACGCCGCATGCGGTCATGCCAGGGCGGCCGGTCTGGCCGCGGTCACCCTGACGACCTTTCGCGACCTGGCCTGGAATGCGCCCTGGTACGCGCGGCTGGGATTCCGGGAAGACAGGCCGTTGGCCGGATCGCGGCTGCATGCCGTGCTGGCGGCCGAGGCCCGCCACGGGCTGCCGGCTGAGCGGCGCGTGGCGATGCGTCTGCAAATGGAAGCGGACGTATAG
- a CDS encoding metallophosphoesterase: MFHVITALIALYVIWRFVWQLKWPAPGRILLSGLVVLAAEHHLITRNFFGTMASPEVPAAVLMALGWAFGALILLASFLFITDVAGLIVSLFSRPRGRALLGCTRLRAGSAVAALALSALGVWQAVRVPEVKTIEVALPNLPQAYDGFRIVHLTDLHASRLLQGDWMQAVVARTNALKPDLTLITGDLVDGTPAARAADVQPLADLRAQYGVVAIPGNHEYYAEYLGWIDAFKKLGLRMLLNEHMTLERDGQPLVLAGITDSVAARVNQPLPDIDAAMKGVPPSSAVILLSHRPVGAARHAQAGAGLQLSGHTHGGQILGPHFITQLANEGYVSGMYQVGNMQLYVSNGAGLWPGFPIRLGRPSEITQIVLRAAPPA; encoded by the coding sequence GTGTTTCATGTCATCACAGCGCTGATCGCGCTCTACGTCATCTGGCGCTTCGTCTGGCAATTGAAATGGCCCGCCCCCGGCCGAATACTGCTGTCGGGGTTGGTCGTGCTGGCCGCCGAGCACCATCTCATCACCCGCAACTTCTTCGGCACCATGGCGTCGCCCGAGGTGCCCGCCGCCGTTTTGATGGCGCTGGGCTGGGCGTTCGGCGCGCTCATTCTGCTGGCAAGCTTTCTCTTCATCACGGATGTGGCGGGACTGATCGTGTCGCTGTTCTCGCGCCCACGCGGCCGCGCGCTGCTGGGTTGCACGCGTCTGCGCGCCGGGTCCGCCGTGGCCGCGCTTGCGCTGTCGGCGCTGGGCGTCTGGCAGGCCGTGCGCGTGCCGGAGGTCAAGACGATCGAGGTCGCCCTGCCCAACCTGCCGCAAGCGTACGACGGCTTTCGCATCGTGCATCTGACCGACCTGCACGCCAGCCGCCTGCTGCAAGGCGACTGGATGCAGGCCGTCGTGGCGCGCACCAATGCGCTCAAACCGGACCTGACGCTCATCACGGGCGACTTGGTCGATGGCACGCCCGCTGCACGCGCCGCCGACGTGCAACCGCTGGCCGATCTGCGCGCGCAGTATGGCGTGGTGGCGATCCCGGGCAATCACGAGTATTACGCCGAATACCTGGGCTGGATCGACGCCTTCAAGAAACTCGGCCTGCGCATGCTGCTCAATGAACACATGACGCTTGAACGCGACGGCCAGCCGCTGGTCCTGGCGGGCATCACGGACAGCGTGGCGGCGCGCGTGAACCAGCCCCTGCCGGACATCGACGCGGCCATGAAGGGCGTGCCGCCATCGTCGGCGGTGATCCTCTTGAGCCACCGGCCGGTGGGCGCTGCCCGTCACGCACAAGCCGGCGCCGGTCTGCAACTGTCGGGCCACACGCACGGCGGCCAGATTCTGGGCCCGCATTTCATCACTCAACTGGCCAATGAAGGCTACGTGTCGGGCATGTACCAGGTCGGCAACATGCAGCTATACGTGAGCAACGGCGCGGGTCTCTGGCCGGGCTTTCCGATCCGGCTTGGCCGTCCGTCGGAGATCACGCAGATCGTGCTGCGCGCCGCGCCGCCCGCCTGA